One genomic window of Medicago truncatula cultivar Jemalong A17 chromosome 1, MtrunA17r5.0-ANR, whole genome shotgun sequence includes the following:
- the LOC11424469 gene encoding putative disease resistance RPP13-like protein 1 → MSFTLVSIVLHFFALTAMVEGAFLSATVESLLHKLASSEFTDYIKYSELNILKLTVFVTTLLTLRSVLHDAEQKQFFNPKIKQWMNELYNAIVVSEDLLDEIGYDSLRCKVENTPPKSNFIFDFQMKIVCQRLQRFVRPIDALGLRPVSGSVSGSNTPLVINEFVIIGREDDKERLMSMLVSGNDNDIDTSGNNNNNKLGVIAILGDGGVGKSTLARLVYNDKKVDEHFDLKVWVCVTEDFDISRITKALLESVSSTIAYVGNDLDDVRVRLKGGLMRKRFLFVLDGLWNDSYNDWHDLIAPLVNGNCGSRVIITTRYERVAEVAHTYPIHKLEPLSDEHCWSLLSKYAFGSGDIKYPTLEAIGKKIAKKCGGLPIAAKTLGGLLSSKLNAKEWTEILNSNIWNIPNNNILPALLLSYLYLPSHLKRCFVYCSIFPKGYPLEKKHLVLLWMAEGFLEHSMVGKVEEEVGDDFFMELFSRSLIEKFKDDADREVFVLHDLVYDLATIVSGKNCCKFEFGGRISKDVHHFSYNQEEYDIFKKFETFYDFKSLRSFLPIGPWWQESYLSRKVVDFILPSVRRLRVLSLSNYKNITMLPDSIGNLVQLRYLNLSQTGIKCLPATICNLYYLQTLILCWCVDLIELSIHIGKLINLRHLDISNGNIKEMPKQIVGLENLQTLTVFVVGKQEVGLRVRELVKFPNLRGKLCIKNLHNVNEACDANLKTKEHLEELELYWDKQFKGSIADKAVLDVLQPSMNLKKLSIYFYGGTSFPRWLGDCSFSNMVYLCLSSCVYCVTLPPLGQLTSLKDLQIKDMTRVETIGAEFYGMTSGGTNFPFQPFPALEKLEFERMPNWKQWLSFRDNAFPFPRLKTLCLSHCTELKGHLPSHLPSIEEIAIITCDCLLATPSTPHSLSSVKSLDLQSAGSLELSLLWSDSPCLMQDAKFYGFKTLPSLPKMLLSSTCLQHLDLTYIDSLAAFPADCLPTSLQSLCIHGCGDLEFMPLEMWSKYTSLVKLELGDCCDVLTSFPLNGFPVLRSLTIEGCMNLESIFILDSASLAPSTLQSLQVSHCHALRSLPRRMDTLIALESLTLTSLPSCCEVACLPPHLQFIHIESLRITPPLTDSGLQNLMALSDLHIEGDDNVNTLLKEKLLPIFLVSLTISNLSEMKSFEGNELQLISSMKNLKIQCCSRLESFAEDTLPSFLKSLVVEDCPELKSLPFRLPSSLETLKFDMCPKLRLFRQYNLPSSLKLLSIRHCPMLKAWYETQRRVYVSKIPHFPVVKIDHEVTL, encoded by the coding sequence ATGTCCTTCACTTTAGTCTCCATTGTTCTTCATTTCTTTGCTTTAACAGCAATGGTGGAAGGTGCTTTCCTCTCTGCAACGGTTGAATCCTTGTTGCATAAGCTTGCTTCATCAGAATTCACTGATTACATCAAATACAGTGAGTTGAATATCTTGAAACTCACAGTGTTTGTAACAACTCTGCTCACTCTTCGCTCAGTTCTTCACGATGCTGAACAGAAGCAGTTCTTCAATCCCAAAATCAAACAATGGATGAATGAGCTGTACAATGCAATCGTTGTTTCCGAAGATTTGCTTGACGAAATTGGCTATGATTCTCTTCGATGCAAGGTCGAGAATACACCGcctaaatcaaattttatatttgatttccAAATGAAGATTGTTTGTCAAAGGCTTCAACGTTTTGTTCGTCCGATAGATGCTCTTGGTTTGCGACCAGTAAGTGGTTCGGTTTCTGGTAGTAATACTCCTTTAGTGATTaatgaatttgttataattGGTAGGGAGGATGATAAGGAGAGATTGATGAGTATGTTGGTGTCAGGAAATGACAATGACATTGACACAAGCggtaataacaataacaacaaattaGGCGTGATTGCAATTTTAGGTGATGGAGGTGTTGGTAAATCGACACTTGCTCGACTTGTTTACAATGATAAGAAAGTTGATGAGCATTTTGATTTGAAAGTCTGGGTTTGTGTCACCGAGGATTTTGATATTTCTAGAATCACAAAAGCTCTACTTGAATCTGTCAGCTCAACAATAGCTTATGTAGGAAATGATTTGGATGATGTTCGAGTTCGTTTAAAGGGGGGTTTGATGCGTAaaagatttttgtttgtgttggatGGCTTATGGAATGATAGTTATAATGACTGGCATGATCTAATTGCTCCATTGGTTAATGGAAATTGTGGAAGTAGGGTGATCATCACAACACGCTACGAAAGAGTTGCAGAGGTTGCACATACGTATCCTATTCATAAATTGGAACCTCTATCGGACGAACATTGTTGGTCTTTACTCTCCAAGTATGCATTTGGAAGTGGTGACATTAAATACCCAACCTTAGAAGCAATTGGGAAGAAGATTGCAAAAAAGTGTGGTGGATTGCCAATAGCTGCCAAAACGCTAGGAGGGCTTTTGAGCTCAAAGTTAAATGCAAAGGAGTGGACCGAAATCTTGAACAGCAACATATGGAACATACCAAATAATAACATTCTGCCTGCTTTGCTTTTGAGTTATCTATACCTTCCCTCTCATTTGAAAAGATGTTTCGTCTATTGCTCAATTTTTCCCAAGGGTTATCCCCTTGAAAAAAAGCATTTGGTTTTGTTGTGGATGGCAGAAGGCTTCCTTGAACATTCTATGGTTGGAAAAGttgaagaggaggtaggtgaTGACTTCTTTATGGAATTGTTTTCGAGATCCTTAATTGAAAAATTCAAGGATGATGCTGATAGAGAAGTATTTGTCTTGCACGACCTTGTCTATGATCTAGCAACAATTGTATCCGGGAAAAATTGTTGCAAGTTTGAATTTGGTGGTAGAATCTCTAAAGATGTTCACCATTTTTCATACAATCAAGAGGAGTATGACATTTTCAAGAAGTTTGAGACTTTCTATGATTTCAAAAGCTTGCGAAGTTTCCTACCCATTGGTCCTTGGTGGCAAGAATCTTACTTATCTCGCAAGGTGGTTGATTTTATCCTCCCGTCAGTTAGAAGGTTGCGTGTGCTATCCTtatcaaattataaaaacatcACTATGCTGCCAGATTCAATTGGTAATTTGGTGCAGCTGCGGTATCTGAATCTCTCTCAGACTGGAATCAAATGTTTACCTGCAACAATATGTAACCTTTACTATTTGCAAACCTTGATTTTATGCTGGTGTGTGGATCTCATTGAATTATCGATACATATTGGAAAGTTAATTAATTTACGTCACCTTGATATCAGCAATGGAAACATAAAGGAGATGCCGAAGCAAATTGTTGGACTAGAAAACCTTCAAACTTTAACGGTTTTTGTAGTGGGCAAGCAAGAAGTTGGGTTAAGAGTAAGAGAGCTTGTGAAGTTTCCTAACCTACGGGGAAAACTATGCATCAAGAACTTGCATAATGTCAATGAAGCGTGTGATGCCAACTTGAAAACCAAAGAACACCTTGAGGAGTTAGAGTTATATTGGGACAAACAGTTTAAAGGTTCAATAGCAGACAAAGCAGTTCTTGATGTGTTGCAACCATCTATGAACCTCAAGAAATTGAGCATTTACTTCTATGGTGGGACGAGTTTTCCACGTTGGTTGGGAGATTGTTCATTTTCTAACATGGTGTACCTTTGCCTCAGTTCTTGTGTGTATTGTGTAACACTTCCTCCACTAGGACAACTAACTTCTCTCAAAGACCTACAAATCAAAGATATGACTAGAGTGGAAACAATTGGTGCAGAGTTCTATGGCATGACAAGTGGAGGTACTAATTTTCCATTCCAACCATTTCCTGCCCTAGAGAAGCTTGAATTTGAGAGGATGCCTAATTGGAAGCAATGGCTTTCGTTTCGAGACAATGCATTTCCCTTTCCCCGTCTTAAAACTCTGTGTTTAAGTCACTGTACAGAACTGAAGGGACATTTGCCTAGCCATCTTCCTTCCATAGAGGAAATTGCTATAATTACGTGTGATTGTTTGCTGGCTACACCATCTACTCCACATTCGCTCTCATCAGTAAAATCTCTAGATTTGCAATCTGCAGGGTCACTTGAATTGTCGTTGCTCTGGAGTGACTCTCCATGTCTTATGCAGGATGCAAAATTCTATGGCTTTAAAACGTTGCCGTCTCTACCTAAAATGTTACTGAGCTCCACTTGTCTTCAACACTTAGATCTCACATATATTGATTCTCTCGCTGCATTTCCAGCTGACTGTCTGCCCACTTCATTGCAGTCGCTTTGTATTCATGGTTGTGGGGATTTAGAATTCATGCCTCTTGAAATGTGGAGCAAGTACACATCACTTGTGAAATTAGAGTTAGGAGATTGTTGTGATGTACTTACCTCCTTCCCACTGAATGGTTTCCCCGTGCTTCGAAGTCTTACCATTGAAGGTTGTATGAACCTGgaatccatttttattttagatagtGCCTCCCTTGCTCCATCAACTCTTCAATCACTGCAGGTCAGTCACTGTCATGCACTTAGATCATTGCCTCGACGGATGGACACCCTCATTGCTCTTGAAAGTTTGACTCTCACCAGTTTACCGTCCTGTTGTGAAGTAGCTTGTCTCCCTCCGCATTTACAGTTTATTCATATTGAATCCCTAAGAATAACTCCACCTTTGACTGATTCGGGCCTCCAAAACCTTATGGCTCTGTCTGATCTGCATATTGAGGGCGATGATAACGTTAACACCTTGTTGAAGGAGAAGTTGCTTCCCATTTTCCTCGTGTCTCTGACAATAAGTAATCTCTCTGAAATGAAATCCTTTGAAGGAAATGAACTTCAACTCATCTCCTCTatgaaaaatcttaaaattcaGTGTTGTTCAAGGCTTGAGTCTTTTGCAGAAGACACATTGCCTTCTTTTCTGAAATCACTTGTAGTTGAAGATTGTCCAGAACTCAAGTCATTGCCATTCAGGCTGCCTTCCTCTTTGGAAACACTGAAATTTGACATGTGCCCAAAACTTAGGTTATTCCGACAATACAATCTCCCTTCATCTCTTAAGCTATTGAGCATTAGGCATTGCCCTATGTTAAAAGCATGGTATGAAACTCAGAGAAGGGTATATGTGTCCAAGATTCCACACTTCCCTGTCGTAAAAATAGACCATGAAGTTACACTATGA